A part of Melittangium boletus DSM 14713 genomic DNA contains:
- a CDS encoding type I polyketide synthase has product MTFDSTRDIAIIGLATRLPGGPDHHTFWRNLMAGSHAIRDFARDELLADGVPEELASRDDYVPRSAFVEGTDLFDASFFGFSRREAEVMDPQFRLFFECAWEALEDAGHAGRAAGTRVGVFATSGMSLYSGKTMNTYFRTNVQHHAEALEHLDQIQIKVLNERDYLPTQLSYRLNLTGPSLTVHTACSSALVALHFAVESLRKRECDAALVGAAALHAPRKAGYVHTTGSIFAADGICRPFDHQASGIVGGNGVGVLMLRRLGDAQADRDRILAVIRGTAINNDGARKVSYTAPSIDGQKETIRAALSDAGISAREIGFVEAHGTGTAMGDPIEVAALTQAFSVDQAIAPGSVAIGSVKSNIGHLDTAAGMASLIKTVMALGHGQVPPTAGYERPNSHIAFDRTPFFVNTQPLSWEPRNGRRHALIGSLGAGGTNAHVVLADWPAETQEPEVSTDEPVCIPLSAKDETALQELARRYSTALATSPHPPRDWAFSAATGRSPFRERGAVVGRTHEELARGLEALAAGRVSATVVRGTAPRSGRIRLGFAFSGQGAQYAGMGASLYKRFSSFRSAFDEVAALHLDASGGQSLSSLVFSSSDAALSDTGLAQPALFAFEYALCSLWRSLGVTPSALIGHSIGEYVAAHFAGVLSLHDSYSLVLARSRAMAALPPGGSMLSVLSCAADLSPLLSSFPSLELAADNSSQSCVLSGPSSDIDRLSLSLESSGHNTRRLHVSHAFHSAAMQPAMAALSSAASLLPHLPPSLPLASNLTGSLASEGLLGPDYWAQHLRHTVRFREGVDALVSKKVTHFLEIGPRPVLSGLIRSSRSGVSALSSLDSSDPERAFSSAAASLHSLGVELDWKGLFGDPSPRRISIPTYAFQRQAYWLPARPRRTETDSLAPPPAVVANQVSLEGLSYAPLWVRVEGSEAPPRRWALAALGAAGPRLTDLRATLSRNGAAAPELITTPEGAAQLPADVAGLVLVQEELPVVTALSELRRWILGLEEMMTAGRPIVLVTRGAYGTGAGVEPASALTARALWGAARAARLEFAQGATLGLLDIGTAAYQGGLPAALAAAATGDELRLGAEGLMRQRLAPLPLPPVRAETPEEPGHAAVITGGFGGIGWQLAVHLVQRGVRELVLVGRTSPGAATEATLAAWRRTGISVTVLTGDTAEPATWEAIQRGVAARGHRLGTLYHLAGVLKDATVANVTEADLLRVLRPKVDAANALLGAVAALAPRRIVLFGSLAGALGAPGQFAYAAANAALAVAADHFVAAGIPTLAISWAALDAGMAAVTRRGGNVERMPMMALATAWELMARAMATGLTELAAGALDQAGITARDLETLAPGDLGRQIFLGKPAPSPEAHAVAQSTAARGERRTVESEPSGTGALVRVQQAVAELLGERAADAIDPATTFEDLGLDSLMLIRLREQLNTRLGARLTTATLYSYPTSRMLAEHITEQSLAKAAPVAAVGGEEPRPIDKPALATAVPVPPKELAGTMEMDDLAQAEQLAEELLRELGLS; this is encoded by the coding sequence ATGACCTTCGATAGCACGCGCGACATCGCCATCATCGGACTGGCCACCCGCCTGCCCGGCGGACCCGATCACCATACGTTCTGGCGGAACCTGATGGCTGGAAGCCATGCGATCAGGGACTTCGCCCGCGACGAACTCCTCGCCGACGGTGTTCCCGAGGAATTGGCCTCCCGCGATGACTACGTGCCCCGTTCCGCGTTTGTCGAAGGCACGGATCTCTTCGATGCGTCCTTCTTCGGCTTCAGCAGGCGCGAAGCCGAGGTCATGGATCCGCAGTTCCGGCTGTTCTTCGAGTGTGCCTGGGAGGCGCTGGAGGATGCGGGCCACGCGGGGCGGGCCGCGGGAACGCGGGTCGGCGTGTTCGCCACGTCGGGCATGAGTCTGTATTCCGGCAAGACGATGAACACCTACTTCCGGACCAACGTTCAGCACCATGCCGAGGCGCTGGAACACCTGGACCAGATCCAGATCAAGGTGCTCAACGAACGCGACTACCTGCCGACCCAGCTATCCTATCGCCTGAACCTCACCGGACCCAGCCTCACCGTCCACACCGCTTGCTCCTCGGCGCTGGTCGCCCTCCACTTCGCGGTCGAGAGTCTGCGCAAGCGCGAATGCGATGCCGCCCTGGTCGGCGCCGCCGCACTGCACGCGCCGCGCAAGGCCGGCTACGTGCACACCACCGGCAGCATCTTCGCCGCCGATGGCATCTGCCGGCCCTTTGATCACCAGGCCTCTGGAATCGTCGGCGGCAACGGCGTCGGGGTCCTGATGCTGCGTCGGTTGGGCGATGCACAAGCCGATCGCGATCGCATCCTCGCGGTCATCCGCGGCACGGCGATCAACAACGACGGTGCGCGCAAGGTGAGCTACACGGCTCCCAGCATCGACGGCCAAAAGGAGACCATTCGCGCCGCGCTCTCCGATGCGGGCATCTCCGCCCGGGAGATCGGCTTCGTCGAGGCTCACGGCACCGGCACCGCCATGGGAGATCCGATCGAAGTGGCGGCGCTCACCCAGGCGTTCTCGGTGGATCAAGCGATCGCGCCGGGAAGCGTTGCCATCGGCTCGGTCAAATCGAACATCGGGCACCTCGACACCGCGGCCGGCATGGCCTCGCTGATCAAGACCGTGATGGCACTGGGACATGGACAGGTGCCCCCCACCGCGGGATACGAGCGGCCCAATTCGCACATCGCATTCGACCGCACTCCATTCTTTGTCAACACCCAGCCCCTCAGCTGGGAGCCGCGAAATGGCCGCCGCCATGCGCTGATCGGCTCGTTGGGGGCGGGCGGAACCAACGCACACGTGGTGCTCGCCGACTGGCCCGCCGAGACCCAAGAGCCAGAAGTGAGCACGGACGAGCCCGTGTGCATTCCGCTGTCCGCCAAGGACGAGACGGCATTGCAGGAGTTGGCACGGCGGTATTCCACGGCGCTGGCGACAAGTCCTCACCCTCCCCGCGACTGGGCCTTCAGCGCCGCCACTGGCCGCTCCCCCTTCCGCGAGCGTGGCGCCGTGGTGGGCCGCACCCACGAGGAGCTGGCCCGCGGCCTGGAAGCCCTCGCCGCCGGCCGCGTCTCGGCCACCGTGGTGCGTGGGACGGCCCCGCGAAGTGGTCGCATCCGGCTGGGCTTCGCCTTCAGCGGACAGGGCGCCCAGTACGCCGGCATGGGCGCCTCCCTCTACAAGCGCTTCTCCTCCTTCCGCTCCGCCTTCGACGAGGTGGCCGCCCTTCACCTCGACGCCTCCGGCGGCCAGTCCCTCTCCTCCCTCGTCTTCTCCTCCTCCGACGCCGCCCTCTCCGACACCGGCCTCGCCCAGCCCGCCCTCTTCGCCTTCGAGTACGCCCTCTGCTCCCTCTGGCGCAGCCTCGGCGTCACCCCCTCCGCCCTCATCGGCCACTCCATCGGCGAGTACGTCGCCGCCCACTTCGCCGGCGTCCTCTCCCTCCACGACTCCTACTCCCTCGTCCTCGCTCGCTCCCGCGCCATGGCCGCCCTCCCTCCCGGCGGCTCCATGCTCTCCGTCCTCTCCTGCGCCGCGGACCTCTCTCCCCTCCTCTCCTCCTTCCCCTCCCTCGAGCTGGCCGCCGACAACTCCTCCCAGTCCTGCGTCCTCTCCGGCCCCTCCTCCGACATCGACAGGCTCTCCCTCTCCCTCGAGTCCTCCGGCCACAACACCCGCCGCCTCCACGTCTCCCACGCCTTCCACTCCGCCGCCATGCAACCCGCCATGGCCGCCCTCTCCTCCGCCGCCTCCCTCCTCCCTCACCTCCCTCCCTCCCTTCCCCTCGCCTCCAACCTCACCGGCTCCCTCGCCTCCGAGGGCCTGCTCGGCCCCGACTACTGGGCCCAGCACCTGCGCCACACCGTGCGCTTCCGCGAGGGCGTCGATGCCCTCGTCTCCAAGAAAGTCACCCACTTCCTGGAGATTGGCCCCCGCCCCGTTTTGTCCGGCCTCATCCGCTCCTCCCGCTCCGGCGTCTCCGCCCTCTCCTCCCTGGATTCCTCCGACCCCGAGCGCGCCTTCTCCTCCGCCGCCGCCAGCCTTCACTCCCTCGGCGTCGAGCTCGACTGGAAGGGCCTGTTCGGGGACCCATCGCCTCGGCGCATCAGCATTCCCACCTATGCGTTCCAACGCCAGGCTTACTGGCTTCCCGCGCGACCCCGGCGGACCGAGACCGACAGCCTCGCCCCTCCCCCCGCGGTCGTCGCGAACCAGGTCTCGCTCGAGGGGCTCTCCTATGCCCCGCTCTGGGTGCGAGTGGAGGGTAGCGAAGCGCCTCCACGGCGCTGGGCCCTGGCGGCCCTGGGCGCCGCGGGCCCTCGCCTCACCGATCTCCGCGCGACGCTGTCGCGGAACGGAGCCGCCGCGCCCGAGTTGATCACCACTCCAGAAGGCGCGGCGCAGCTGCCCGCGGATGTGGCGGGCCTCGTCCTGGTCCAGGAAGAGCTGCCCGTGGTCACCGCGTTGAGCGAGCTCCGCCGTTGGATCCTCGGGCTCGAGGAGATGATGACGGCCGGGCGGCCGATCGTGCTGGTGACCCGGGGTGCGTATGGCACCGGTGCGGGCGTGGAGCCCGCCTCGGCGCTCACGGCTCGCGCGCTGTGGGGAGCCGCCCGCGCCGCCCGCCTCGAGTTCGCCCAAGGCGCCACGCTGGGTCTTCTCGATATCGGCACGGCCGCATACCAGGGCGGGCTTCCAGCGGCGCTGGCCGCCGCGGCGACGGGCGATGAGCTGCGCCTCGGCGCGGAAGGATTGATGCGACAGCGTCTCGCACCGCTCCCCCTCCCTCCCGTGCGTGCGGAGACTCCAGAGGAGCCCGGCCACGCCGCGGTCATCACCGGTGGCTTCGGCGGCATTGGCTGGCAACTCGCTGTCCATCTGGTTCAGCGCGGCGTGCGTGAGCTGGTGCTGGTCGGCAGGACCTCGCCCGGCGCGGCCACGGAAGCGACGCTTGCCGCGTGGCGGCGTACCGGTATCTCGGTCACGGTGCTCACCGGCGATACCGCCGAGCCCGCGACATGGGAAGCCATCCAGCGAGGGGTCGCGGCGCGGGGGCACCGTCTTGGCACCCTCTATCACCTCGCCGGTGTGCTCAAGGATGCCACGGTGGCGAACGTCACCGAGGCCGATCTCCTGCGCGTGCTGCGCCCCAAGGTCGACGCCGCGAATGCACTGCTGGGCGCGGTCGCCGCGCTCGCGCCACGGCGAATCGTGCTCTTCGGGTCGCTCGCGGGTGCGCTCGGAGCGCCCGGACAGTTCGCGTATGCGGCCGCCAATGCGGCGCTCGCGGTGGCCGCGGACCATTTCGTGGCGGCGGGAATTCCCACGCTCGCCATCTCCTGGGCAGCACTCGACGCGGGGATGGCGGCAGTCACGCGGCGCGGCGGAAATGTCGAGCGCATGCCCATGATGGCGCTGGCCACGGCCTGGGAGCTCATGGCCCGCGCCATGGCCACCGGGCTCACGGAGCTGGCGGCCGGAGCGCTCGACCAGGCCGGGATCACGGCGCGCGACCTCGAGACCCTCGCACCCGGGGACCTCGGCCGGCAGATCTTCCTCGGGAAGCCCGCGCCATCCCCCGAGGCCCATGCAGTCGCGCAGTCCACGGCCGCGCGGGGCGAGCGCCGCACCGTGGAGAGTGAGCCCTCGGGCACTGGCGCCCTCGTCCGGGTCCAGCAAGCCGTGGCCGAGCTCCTGGGAGAACGCGCGGCCGACGCCATCGATCCCGCCACCACGTTCGAGGACCTCGGCCTCGATAGCCTCATGCTCATCCGCCTTCGCGAACAGCTCAACACCCGGCTGGGAGCGAGGCTCACCACGGCGACCCTCTACAGCTATCCGACATCCCGAATGCTGGCCGAGCACATCACCGAGCAATCCCTCGCGAAGGCGGCTCCGGTCGCGGCCGTCGGTGGTGAGGAACCGAGGCCCATCGACAAACCGGCGTTGGCCACCGCCGTCCCCGTGCCGCCCAAGGAGCTGGCTGGCACCATGGAGATGGATGACCTCGCTCAAGCCGAACAGCTCGCGGAGGAACTCCTCCGCGAACTCGGGCTGTCCTGA
- a CDS encoding thioesterase II family protein, with protein sequence MAGKWLLHHYRAPMGGPRLLVLFHYAGGAASAFRDWPTHVGARAETMAVQLPGRESRRGETPLEDLAAVTSPLVTAIAEAARGRPVLLFGHSMGAALAHHIAREGVERRAFTLAALAVSARRAPHVPPYERDLRTLDDAGVLNELRVFGELPADVLAEPHLADALVQRTRADFCIAQGCRWPVPPVVRQRLAVPVLALGGVDDPTVMAAHLKSWQAFTRGPFRLQMLPGHHFFIRDPLNVKRAVDALFAHAASLTGEALASVSNPTL encoded by the coding sequence ATGGCTGGGAAGTGGCTCCTGCATCATTACAGAGCCCCGATGGGGGGCCCCAGGCTATTGGTGTTGTTTCACTACGCGGGCGGCGCGGCGTCCGCGTTTCGCGACTGGCCCACGCACGTCGGTGCGCGGGCCGAGACCATGGCCGTGCAGTTGCCCGGCCGCGAGAGTCGGCGCGGCGAGACGCCCCTCGAGGATCTCGCCGCGGTGACGTCCCCCCTCGTGACAGCCATCGCCGAGGCCGCGCGCGGACGCCCAGTGCTCCTCTTCGGCCACAGCATGGGCGCCGCGCTCGCCCATCACATCGCCCGGGAGGGAGTCGAACGCCGTGCCTTCACCCTCGCCGCGCTCGCGGTCTCGGCGCGGCGCGCGCCCCATGTCCCGCCCTATGAGCGGGATCTCCGCACCCTGGATGACGCGGGTGTCCTGAACGAACTCCGCGTCTTTGGCGAGCTGCCCGCCGATGTCCTGGCCGAGCCCCATCTGGCCGACGCCCTCGTTCAGCGAACCCGGGCTGACTTCTGCATCGCCCAGGGCTGCCGCTGGCCAGTTCCTCCCGTGGTCCGACAACGGCTCGCCGTGCCCGTACTGGCGCTTGGAGGCGTCGACGATCCGACGGTCATGGCCGCCCACCTCAAGTCCTGGCAGGCCTTTACTCGTGGGCCATTTCGGCTGCAGATGCTGCCCGGCCACCATTTCTTCATCCGGGATCCCCTCAACGTGAAACGCGCCGTGGATGCCCTGTTCGCGCATGCGGCGTCGTTGACGGGGGAAGCCCTGGCCAGCGTGAGCAACCCCACGCTCTGA
- a CDS encoding SDR family NAD(P)-dependent oxidoreductase has product MGGEELAARLSAALLAAPQVRDCAVLSRQGSDGGQRLVAYVAASEPVTLEGARALAAEQGVPPQELAAVVALTSLPRDGGGQLDRAQLQLLPVLDENALASLGERLRALDPAASLAVESAPLESPTTLADSPKHASPRPAYLQGPELPASPDTPANLAEVLERAARISPEYGVRFLTAAGERFSSYPELLAEARRIAGGLVSANLAPGSELIMQLADPGDFVPAFWGAVLAGLVPVPLAVPVLLAAGEPASEKVRSTMARLPSAALITRADRAEQSAELLRAGGLTGRSVVSLENLRGAAPLAAPVARSSDAPALLLLTSGSTAEPKIVPQTHRRLISRSRATILTNGFRREEVSLNWLPLDHVGGLVMFHLRDVVCGCSQIQAETNLVLKYPLTWIDWCSQYRVTVTWAPNFGYSLVNTRAKEVRAKRWDLSPLWFILNGGEAIVAEQALQFMELLAPHGLRADAMRPAWGMSETCSGVTFERDFRRASAKTASVSVGQPIHGITIRIADDDGRVMNEGERGRLQIRGVSIFDGYLNNPEANRESFPVEGWFDTGDLGVVIDQGLHIVGRRKDVLIVNGLNIAPTEIERMVETIPGVVPAHTAAMAVREAGDVTDQLALFLHTEKTGEAREALLADLRIQLTRTFGISPSVMVVVAPEEMPRTSIGKIQKEVLKARLEKGLLAPAWRRPRKNAAAANNPIAVSRNDGLRGSVYRRRWVPHGLTPVRPLPDTVVLFAPAGEPGKQLIAALATGKRRVLVVEPGAGFALNGDDRITLAPGSTEDAARLVEHLAHTAATAPLIYAWPLADKPGAEAPFDATDALLALLPPLARRFGKNHPRFLAVTQGAVRVGTGELLADPKAAMIGALMRVLREETRAQARGVDIDSLEAFAEVVTGELSDPGSEVESAYRRGRRLVSRLAPASLQGQSSVLRRDGRYVVIGGLGGIGRALVRYLVTAFGARVAILGRRAESALDAASAAALAGLRQLGEVGYVAGDVTDSQGLRGALVRAGESLGGKPDGIIHLAGSFIEQPLAQLDRNKALGGLVAKVAGSHTVVETAQALGISWVALFSSVNGYFGGPGLATYAAANRFQEALAGSWNGKGTRVCTLAWSMWDETGLSRGYALKELTRERGFMVFNPDAALELLDSALAQAEDTLFIGLDATRPRMRVELDMSPEPLTSLTAHTSAEPHAIQTLGDAFGIKLTVRQRAHTTAATTAKAAEPAPPAARAALDQTAIADQLAALWCDVLKLDEDELAHDANVFDLGAHSLLLPNMQGRILDAFGIEPTMVDLFQYPTVTKLTAFLASQLPVAATTAKAAEPAPPAARAALDQTAIADQLAALWCDVLKLDEDELAHDANVFDLGAHSLLLPNMQGRILDAFGIEPTMVDLFQYPTVTKLTAFLASQLPVAATTAKAAEPAPPAARAALDQTAIADQLAALWCDVLKLDEDELAHDANVFDLGAHSLLLPNMQGRILDAFGIEPTMVDLFQYPTVTKLTAHLASRLTATES; this is encoded by the coding sequence ATGGGTGGTGAGGAACTCGCCGCCAGGTTGTCCGCGGCGCTGCTCGCGGCCCCCCAGGTGCGCGATTGTGCCGTCCTGTCTCGCCAGGGAAGTGATGGCGGACAACGCCTCGTCGCGTACGTGGCCGCGTCCGAGCCGGTGACGCTGGAGGGCGCACGCGCCCTCGCGGCCGAACAGGGCGTGCCCCCCCAGGAACTCGCGGCCGTCGTCGCGCTCACCAGCCTGCCGCGTGATGGCGGCGGCCAGCTCGATCGCGCTCAACTCCAGCTCCTTCCGGTGCTCGACGAGAACGCGCTCGCGAGCCTGGGCGAGCGGTTGCGCGCCCTGGATCCAGCGGCTTCGCTGGCGGTCGAGTCAGCTCCGCTCGAGTCGCCGACGACCCTCGCCGACAGCCCGAAGCACGCCAGCCCCCGGCCGGCCTATCTCCAGGGGCCCGAGCTGCCCGCCTCGCCCGACACGCCCGCGAACCTGGCCGAGGTGCTGGAGCGGGCGGCACGCATCTCTCCTGAATATGGAGTCCGCTTCCTCACCGCGGCGGGCGAGCGCTTCTCCTCCTATCCCGAGCTCCTCGCCGAGGCCCGGCGGATCGCGGGCGGGCTGGTGAGCGCGAACCTCGCCCCCGGGAGCGAGCTCATCATGCAACTGGCCGATCCCGGTGACTTCGTGCCCGCGTTCTGGGGCGCGGTGCTGGCCGGGCTGGTGCCAGTGCCGCTCGCCGTGCCCGTGCTGCTGGCCGCGGGGGAGCCGGCAAGCGAGAAGGTGCGCTCGACCATGGCGCGGCTCCCGTCCGCGGCGCTCATCACCCGGGCGGACCGCGCCGAGCAGAGCGCCGAGCTGCTGCGCGCCGGTGGGCTTACCGGACGGAGCGTGGTCTCGCTGGAGAATCTCCGCGGTGCCGCGCCCCTCGCCGCGCCAGTGGCCCGCTCCTCGGATGCTCCGGCGCTGCTGCTGCTCACCTCCGGCAGCACGGCCGAGCCCAAGATCGTGCCCCAGACGCATCGCCGGCTGATCAGCCGCTCGCGCGCCACGATCCTCACCAATGGCTTCCGCCGCGAGGAGGTGTCCCTCAACTGGCTGCCGCTGGATCACGTGGGCGGCCTGGTCATGTTCCATCTGCGCGACGTGGTGTGCGGCTGCTCGCAGATCCAGGCGGAAACCAACCTGGTGCTCAAGTACCCGCTCACCTGGATTGACTGGTGCAGTCAGTACCGGGTCACCGTGACGTGGGCACCGAACTTCGGGTACAGCCTGGTCAACACGCGCGCCAAGGAGGTGCGGGCGAAGCGTTGGGACCTGTCACCGCTCTGGTTCATCCTCAACGGCGGCGAGGCGATCGTCGCCGAGCAGGCGCTGCAGTTCATGGAACTCCTGGCCCCGCACGGCCTTCGCGCGGATGCCATGCGTCCAGCCTGGGGCATGTCCGAGACGTGCTCGGGAGTGACCTTCGAGCGGGACTTCAGGAGGGCCTCGGCCAAGACCGCGTCGGTGTCGGTCGGCCAGCCCATCCACGGTATCACCATCCGCATCGCCGACGACGACGGCCGTGTGATGAACGAGGGCGAGCGCGGCCGGCTGCAGATCCGCGGCGTCAGCATCTTCGACGGCTACTTGAACAACCCGGAGGCCAACCGGGAGTCCTTCCCCGTCGAGGGATGGTTCGACACGGGCGACCTCGGCGTCGTCATCGACCAGGGCCTCCACATCGTGGGCCGGCGCAAGGACGTCCTCATCGTCAACGGGCTCAACATCGCCCCCACCGAGATCGAGCGCATGGTGGAGACGATCCCCGGCGTCGTGCCCGCCCACACGGCGGCGATGGCCGTGCGCGAGGCGGGAGATGTCACCGACCAGCTCGCCCTGTTCCTCCACACGGAGAAGACGGGTGAGGCGCGCGAGGCATTGCTCGCGGACCTGCGCATCCAGCTCACCCGCACCTTCGGCATCTCCCCCTCGGTGATGGTGGTGGTGGCGCCCGAGGAAATGCCGCGCACCTCCATCGGCAAGATCCAGAAAGAGGTGCTCAAGGCCAGGCTCGAGAAGGGCCTCCTGGCGCCCGCTTGGCGGCGGCCCCGCAAGAACGCGGCGGCGGCCAACAACCCGATCGCCGTCAGCCGGAACGACGGGCTGAGGGGTAGCGTGTATCGCCGCCGCTGGGTACCGCACGGGCTCACCCCCGTACGCCCCCTGCCGGACACGGTGGTGTTGTTCGCACCCGCGGGCGAGCCAGGCAAGCAGCTGATCGCGGCGCTGGCCACGGGGAAGCGCCGTGTCCTCGTGGTCGAGCCAGGTGCTGGCTTCGCGTTGAACGGCGACGATCGGATCACCCTCGCGCCTGGCAGCACCGAGGATGCCGCGCGGCTGGTCGAGCACCTTGCCCATACGGCGGCCACCGCGCCGCTCATCTACGCCTGGCCCCTCGCCGACAAGCCCGGGGCCGAGGCGCCCTTCGACGCCACCGACGCCCTCCTCGCCCTGCTGCCGCCGCTGGCCCGGCGCTTCGGCAAGAATCATCCGCGCTTCCTGGCCGTGACCCAGGGGGCCGTGCGCGTCGGCACGGGCGAACTCCTCGCCGATCCCAAGGCCGCGATGATCGGTGCGCTCATGCGCGTCTTGCGCGAGGAGACACGGGCCCAAGCCCGCGGCGTCGACATCGACTCGCTCGAGGCGTTCGCCGAGGTGGTCACCGGTGAGCTCAGCGACCCGGGCAGCGAGGTTGAGAGCGCGTACCGCCGTGGGCGCCGGCTGGTGAGCCGGTTGGCGCCGGCCAGCCTCCAGGGCCAGAGCAGCGTGCTTCGCCGCGATGGACGGTATGTCGTGATCGGCGGGCTTGGTGGCATTGGCCGTGCGCTGGTGCGCTACCTCGTGACGGCGTTCGGAGCCCGCGTCGCCATCCTCGGCCGCCGCGCCGAGAGCGCACTGGACGCGGCCAGCGCGGCCGCTCTGGCCGGGCTGCGCCAGCTCGGTGAGGTCGGTTACGTCGCCGGAGATGTCACCGACAGCCAGGGGCTGCGCGGAGCACTCGTGCGCGCCGGTGAGTCGCTGGGCGGCAAGCCCGATGGCATCATCCACCTCGCGGGCAGCTTCATCGAGCAGCCCCTCGCGCAGCTCGACCGGAACAAGGCCCTGGGAGGACTGGTCGCCAAGGTCGCCGGCAGCCACACGGTCGTCGAGACGGCCCAGGCGCTGGGCATCTCCTGGGTTGCCCTGTTCTCGTCGGTCAACGGGTATTTCGGCGGACCGGGACTCGCCACCTACGCGGCGGCCAATCGCTTCCAGGAAGCGCTCGCCGGATCTTGGAATGGCAAGGGCACGCGGGTGTGTACGCTCGCCTGGTCCATGTGGGACGAGACCGGCCTCAGCCGCGGCTACGCGCTCAAGGAGCTCACCCGCGAGCGCGGCTTCATGGTGTTCAATCCCGACGCCGCGCTCGAATTGTTGGACAGCGCCCTGGCCCAGGCCGAGGACACCTTGTTCATCGGCCTCGATGCCACCCGGCCGCGCATGCGGGTGGAACTCGACATGTCGCCGGAACCACTCACCAGCCTGACCGCGCACACCAGCGCGGAGCCGCACGCAATCCAGACGCTGGGTGACGCCTTCGGCATCAAACTCACCGTGCGCCAGCGCGCCCACACCACGGCCGCGACCACGGCCAAGGCGGCCGAGCCCGCGCCGCCCGCCGCACGTGCCGCCCTGGACCAGACGGCCATCGCCGACCAGCTCGCCGCGCTCTGGTGCGACGTGCTCAAGCTGGACGAGGACGAGCTGGCGCACGACGCCAACGTCTTCGACCTGGGTGCCCACTCCCTGCTGCTGCCCAACATGCAGGGGCGCATCCTCGACGCCTTCGGCATCGAGCCGACCATGGTGGACCTCTTCCAGTACCCGACCGTGACCAAGCTGACGGCTTTCCTGGCCAGTCAGCTTCCCGTCGCCGCGACCACGGCCAAGGCGGCCGAGCCCGCGCCGCCCGCCGCACGTGCCGCCCTGGACCAGACGGCCATCGCCGACCAGCTCGCCGCGCTCTGGTGCGATGTGCTCAAGCTGGACGAGGACGAGCTGGCGCACGACGCCAACGTCTTCGACCTGGGTGCCCACTCCCTGCTGCTGCCCAACATGCAGGGGCGCATCCTCGACGCCTTCGGCATCGAGCCGACCATGGTGGACCTCTTCCAGTACCCGACCGTGACCAAGCTGACGGCTTTCCTGGCCAGTCAGCTTCCCGTCGCCGCGACCACGGCCAAGGCGGCCGAGCCCGCGCCGCCCGCCGCACGTGCCGCCCTGGACCAGACGGCCATCGCCGACCAGCTCGCCGCGCTCTGGTGCGACGTGCTCAAGCTGGACGAGGACGAGCTGGCGCACGACGCCAATGTCTTCGACCTGGGTGCCCACTCCCTGCTGCTGCCCAACATGCAGGGGCGCATCCTCGACGCCTTCGGCATCGAGCCGACCATGGTGGACCTCTTCCAGTACCCGACCGTGACCAAGCTGACGGCTCACCTGGCGAGCCGGCTCACCGCGACCGAGAGCTGA
- a CDS encoding thioesterase II family protein, translating to MVEVPQSPWLRPIRMPAHPNLTLVAIPSAGSGASLYAPWRTHLPDDVALIAIQLPGRENRIGEPLLTSFDAAVEGITAALATLKVPIDGLFGHSFGAILSFEVMRRMRRLGRPLPRHFFASGHIGPELASNIGPVHELPREEFIAELRRFNGLVEEILAHRQLLDIVLPIVRADLALDHSYCMAEEPPLPVPMTGLAGVDDYVAPPAQVGAWSRQSSISFDLKTFPGSHFFIRDNIEAKVAAILDVLKSPAAMSVASR from the coding sequence ATGGTCGAAGTGCCCCAGAGTCCCTGGTTGCGCCCCATTCGCATGCCGGCGCATCCGAATCTCACGCTGGTCGCCATTCCCTCGGCCGGCAGTGGGGCGTCGCTGTACGCGCCCTGGCGGACACACCTGCCGGATGACGTGGCCTTGATCGCCATCCAGCTTCCTGGCCGCGAGAACCGCATCGGCGAGCCGTTGCTGACCAGTTTCGACGCGGCCGTCGAGGGCATCACGGCCGCGCTGGCCACGCTCAAGGTCCCCATCGACGGGCTGTTTGGCCATAGCTTCGGCGCCATCCTCTCATTCGAGGTGATGCGCCGGATGCGCCGCCTGGGGCGACCCCTGCCCCGCCACTTCTTCGCCTCGGGCCACATCGGCCCGGAGCTCGCCAGCAACATCGGCCCCGTTCACGAGCTGCCCCGAGAGGAATTCATCGCCGAGCTCAGGCGCTTCAATGGCCTGGTCGAAGAGATCCTCGCGCATCGCCAGTTGCTCGACATCGTTCTGCCCATCGTTCGCGCCGATCTCGCGCTCGACCACTCCTATTGCATGGCCGAGGAGCCACCGCTCCCAGTGCCCATGACCGGCCTGGCCGGAGTGGATGACTATGTCGCCCCTCCTGCCCAGGTGGGCGCCTGGTCGCGTCAGAGCAGCATCAGCTTTGATCTGAAGACATTTCCAGGAAGTCATTTCTTCATACGAGACAACATCGAAGCCAAGGTAGCGGCCATCCTCGATGTCTTGAAATCGCCAGCGGCCATGTCCGTTGCGTCTCGTTGA